Genomic DNA from Larus michahellis chromosome 3, bLarMic1.1, whole genome shotgun sequence:
CAGCAACTGCAGTTAACGAACCTCCCGACGCTGAAGGTGTCATGGTGGAGGCTCTGCCTTTTCAGTGCACAGGGGCTGATGGTTGCCAACACCGGATGCCATGAGCTGCCTCCATCTCCTGGTAGAGACATCCTTCCCAGTCTTTGCCTGCTCTTTCAGCACTGAGGTGTCCGTCTGGTGCAGAAGTTGGATGAATCGGGCAGGCATGTGAGTTGCATGAGTTGcaaagaaaggggaaggaggataTGGATAAACAGAGAGTcagattttgaaaaagaagagtATGCTGTACAGATGGGGTTGGCAGATCCAGCAGGCTCTGCTCTGTGGTCTATGTCATATGCTCTGAAAGGAGGGATACATgggtccagagggagctggactaAACTGTAAGGAGAGCAGTGGGGATGAGGAAGGTGGACAGGCATCCAGAAACATGGGCTAGAGAGCTGAGTGAATTACAAGGACTAGCTAACCTGTGGCAAAAGTACTCAGGAACTTAACACCTACATGGTTTcaactgggacagcactgaaACATTTGTGGAGGTGTGCTCCTGAAGAGCTGGGAGGGATTAAAGAGTTAACCAGGATAGAGAGCAGCTGATCTGGAGAGGTCTGGTCAGCCTCTTAGGAAAGGGTCCTCTTTCCTGACTACACAGGGACATTTGCAGCTCtgactcatttttttccttcaggtcaTGGGCAACACCAAGAAGCCATGGTAGTGTGCAGTATTGCCCGTTTAGGCTGAGGTCTGAAACACCAGAGTGCCAGTACAGGCATACTCATGCCATGCTAAAGGAGCGTTACAGTGCAGAAATCCCCTGGCAGGGGGGGCTGGGTTGGGCTGAGCTTGGGATgagaagaaaacacagctttcatagaaccatagaatggttagagttggaagggaccctgaaggtcatctagatccaacccccctgccatcggtaggggcacctcccactagaccaggctgctcaaaggctcatccagcctggccttgaacacctccagggatggggcattgacaacttctctaggcaacctgttccagtgcctcaccaccctcacagtaaagaatttctttctaatatctaatctaaatctgccctctttcagtttaaaactgtttccccttgtcctattgctacactccctggtaaagagtccctccccattcttCCCTGTAGGTTCCCTTTAgctactgaaaggccactataaggtctccctgagcctcctccaggctgaacaatcccaactctctcagcctgacttcataggagaggtgctccagccctctcatcatccttgTGGCCTTCCTCtagactcactccaacaggtccatgtccttcttatgttgggggggggctccagagccagacacagtactccaggtgtggtctcatgagagcagaatagaggggaagaatcacctccctcgacctgctggccatgcttcttttgatgcagcccaagtgCTTTTTCAAGTAGCAGATGGCAACTTGCTTTTCATGAGCTATTGAGCAACCCAGATGCCAAGACCAAAAGGTGAggggcttccctgctgcccctGGCGAGGGGAGGTGATAGGGCTGGCCTGCGCCTTTGGGGCTGCACACATGGCTGGGCAGAGGTGGGGATCACCTGCTGCCATCTCCACCTCCCAAGGTGGCACTCAAGCAATGTCAGTTGGGAATCCCTAGCATAACTGATGGAtgaatgaagaaagcaaagccaaGTCAGTCTAAGTTTAGCTTCTCTTGCAGACTGCTTTCCTGCACCCATAGTTCTGGGGACTGAAGACACTCTATACCCACAGGAGCCAATTCCTTATGCACATGGACTGCATGGGTCTCCCATGGTACCAAGAACTCTTCCTGAGAGGACAATGACACAAGGTGGGAGTATGCAGAGACTTACAGCAAGCTATCACCTCCTCAAAACACGTGGCTACATCATCTGAACCAGGGAGCGCTTGGTAACACGCTGAATGGTGATCCTGAATAAATGCTTTCTTCAGTGGGTGTCTCGTGCTCAACTCTGCTCTCTCTCATCAATATAAAACAGCAAACTCAATCcttcaataatttatttctttatatcaGAGAATGTTTTCAATTATACATTTAAGTTTTTAACTTTCAACTCAAGAGTAAATATAAGTAAAAAAATCCTAGCTGTGCAAATTTCAAAAGTTGCATTGTttcaaataatataaatattttaataaaacatatgtTCACATTAAGGTtcacaaaatatataaaatttaacagaaataattcatgagttatttaatttttttttccttttaaaaactgttttttaataactagaaaaagattttaaacttGAGAAGCAACTTAGAAGAGGTATGACCTCCAAAATCATAGCAGCAAAACAGAGGCTGAAAACTTAAAAGGTGTGAAATGAGAAGAGAGAAGCAGGTACCAGGCACAATGGTAAAGGCAAGGTCGCTAAAGAAAGTATTGCAGATTGAGAAGCGGATGCATGAGCTCCAGGAGTAGAGTCTCGATCCTAAAGCACTCCGTTACCAAGCTTATCAATGCATGATAACAGAATCACATTAAGGATAACAGAAAGAAGTGTGACAGAAATGGGGAAGGAGGGTACGAACAGCAGCACACATATTCCCGACAGTTACAAAGCAGGAGAAGAGAGTTGCTCTGGTTTCAGAACTGAAGCTGAAGACAaagggctttggggttttttgtctgttGGAGGCAATTCCTTCCATACGAGTGGGGTTCGGTTTTCCCACCACGTGCACATGCTCATGAAAGTTGCTTCTGTAGTCACCTGTCTTTCCAGCTGTCTTGGGATTTGGGAAAGGATCTAAATGCTGGTTAGGTTAAGCATGTTAAAGGAGCAGACCACTGCTGGTCTTGTATTTTGGCTGCAGTTTGCTCTGGGCTCCGCAAACACAGAACCACTCGCTGTTGACGCCCTGAACGCCTGCGGGAGCTCCCTCCTGCCTTGAAGAGCTCCTTGATGAAGAACACCAGCAAGGACGCGGGCAACCCAAAGCGAGTTTCTTCAGACATCAACTGCAAGTTGCATCAGCCTGTCCTGGGGGATCCCTCTCAGGAAAGACTTGCCTCTGACTGATGGACGCAAACACAAAGAGCTCCTGCACCTCCGACCGTAGCTGCGGCTCCTCGCCCGGGAGCAGGGGAGGTAttgaggaagaggcagaactgGGAAGTTCTTTGGATTCAAATGCTTCACACTTCCTCTTGGGAAGTCCAAGAATTAAATATGGCATTGTAGGAGCTTAGTCATGAAAGACAGCTCTGTGCAGAAGGCAACCTGCCCTTCTCAGCAGTCCTTGTATGCAGTGTTTAGAGGAAGTAGACATTTATTCCCATTCATGGGAATAAACATGAACGTGAGCAGACAGCTTATatttccccctgccctcccgctCCCAGGGCCATTAAGTGTTTTGGACATAGCACCGTTTCAGCGAAAGAAGTAGCTGGTCTCGCTTTCTTGCTCTGTACCAACTCCTCTCCTCCGCTAGCCATAGATCTGTTTGAACTGGTAGCATTCATTGCAGTAGCCGTTGCACTTGGCATTCCCATAGTGATCACAAGCAGGGGCTCGGCAGCGTTGCTTCGGGGGCTCCTCCGCAGCCGGGTCCCTGGCACCGCCCGCCGGTGGAAGCTGAGCGAGGCGCTGGCACTCCTGGCACAAGTCATCACTTCTGCAGGCCAGGTTGTTTCTACACGAAGCCACAGCACACTGTCTCTTCTGGCTACTCAGCGCTGCTCGCTGCAAATCTCTGTGCTGTCCcgttctcttgaaaaaaaaacaacattaaaatgcATTGTTAGTTGCCGTGCTGGCAGCGCAAGCGGCTTTTCATTTACTTTGAACTCTGCTTGTGGTTTGTACAGGTAACCACCGGGCGTTGTTGCAGACATGCTTCTTCTGAAAAGTACAATACCAAGAGCCAAGTTGGGCTTTACCAGAGGAAAATCACAAATTCTGtcatttcttagaaaaaaaatacattttttatcttTGGCAACTCTCAATTCTAAAAGGGACAagacaaaccaaataaaaaaaaaatctgtaatacaaaaaaaacctgtaatgGGCTCAATGGAACACACGACATGAAGTGGACTGAACCCCTTGGTGCAGTTGCATAGCTCTAAGGGTAAGAACGAAAATCTCTCCCCAGCCAGCAAACAAACCAACTGTTGGTCCGATTGCTTCCACTGAAATTGCTGATGAAATCCCAGCTGACATAAAACTCAACGTGGCTGTGATAACTCTAAACTGAGAACAACTTGGACCTGGCAGAGTCAGGTTTAccgttggacttgatgatcttaaaggtcttttccaagctaaatgacTCTACAGCTTTTAGGagtgctgctcagctgcagcaggtAAAAATCATGAGATAACTCTATGCTTGTCTTTCTGTGATACTTAGGAAGCAGTCATTTGAGGATTCAGAGTCATTCTCACAAGCGAAAAACACGCGGCGCTAAACATGAAGAAGATTTTGAGAAGTTCACACTTACTTCTGTCTGTCTCACcagctgttcttctgtcctcctGGCTTCCTGAAATCGCTGGTTCTGGGCTTTAATGAAGCAGTTCTGGCAGTACCCTTCGAGCATCGTGCTGCCCAGGGTGCCGCAGTCACGCCGCTGGCAGGACACGCTGTTACGGAAGGTGGCAGCGGAGGTTCCCAGCTGACCTGCTGCCAAGGTCTTCCTCTGAGATCTCCTCTGGTGGTGTAGCAAAGTGCTGTCTGTAATGCAAAGTAAGGACAGGAGGAGTTTGAATGCGCCCAGTAGATCTGATGGCCCAAAGCAACTACAAAAAGCTCCCccaaataataatataaaaaaaaataatctaccagCCTCAAAGATGGGTTTTGGACAATCCTGAGACCCCTCAGTTGATGCACTTTCCTCTGTGTTACATAAACAAGGGAGCTAATACAGCTTGATTTTCATATCAGAAGCTGTTGGAAACAGCTGATTTGGGAAAAACTTGCCCTCAGTGGCAAAACTAAATACTGTTGAAGTCAAGAGGGATTTCACCTTTGGCTTCAGCATCTCATCTGTGGCCTACCCTGGCACTTCCCTTTTGGCCTCCCCCTTTCAGGCGCATGGGGTAATGGAAGTACAGCAGTACAGAGCTTAATGGGAAAAAGTGCCTTATGGTTTTTATTCTCATGAAGCAATCATATATTCCacaatcagaaggaaaaaaattttcactgtgAACCATGCTAGAAAACAAGCTATTGCAAGCTGGCATAAAAGTTCCCTATTTGAAGGTATGTGGAAAGCGCAGCGTTGGCACGCTTGTCAGCAATGAAACAGTCTTAACAGATATGCAATAATTCTGTCTTTCACGCTCTATACCCAAGGGCTCATTGCCTGTGTAACAGGGCAGTAGCATGAAAGATGAAGATTCATGCTGTGATTTATTCACAGACTATTTCGTTTTTGAAGGCCTGCCATTAAACGCACATGTGCACGCATGCACATGATACTACCAAGAACGACTTCAAGGTAGATTATAACAATACGCTCCTATGTTACTCCAAAATACAAGCACATTATCTACAGTCAACTTCTGCTTGCTCTGCTTATCAAGGCGACTTCAGTAGTTACTCCAGAGTGTTATACCTGTCACATCCAGAATGGATACGGCTCTTCAAATTCATCACCAggtttttaaaagccttgctaaaaCAACTCATTTCCAGCAGCATCAATACGATAGCATTTCCCTCACTGACTCCTACAACTTGCCTAGCTGTGAACAAAACTCATCCCAAACCATGACTGCAGTGGACGGTGGGGAGGGATCACAACCCACCCCCATCTTGAGATAGTTTTGCTTCCGTGAAAGCCAACGGGAAGTTTTACTAGAGATTTCACAGATTTCCCACACTGCTCCTGCGTGCCCCTTTAAGGGATAATAACAACCAAAAAAGCACCTTCTCCTCAGACTGTTGCTTCTGCTCCACACTGTTTCCATCGCCCCCTGCCCTTTTAGCATCTGGTGCACACAGAGCTTCATAGCTCCAGAAGGACACATCTGCAGCCAAAGTGTGCCAAAGCTTGCCCCATCGCCACTTACCATGGTTTTCCCTGTACTCAAAGAAGCACAGCGTGCAAAAGCCCTCATTCTGCGATGTCCCAAAAAACTTGCAGCCAGGTTTCCTGCAGAGGTTACCTCCCCTCTTCTGCTCGGGAGGCAGTGCTGCCGGTGGGGGCTCCTCACCGTGGATGTTGGGAGGCTGGTGGCAGGAGTGCTGGAGAAGGCTCTGCGAGATCTGGGACGGGTCAGACGTCGATCTCTGATGGCACATGGGCAGAAAAGCGGGGCTGCCGTTTGAGGAGTGCTCTGTAGTCCTTTTGAAGCAAGTGCTGCATGTGCCGTTGAAGGTCCTGTTGGCCTTCTGACGGCACACCTTGCACGTGGCATAGTCTAAATGTCTCTGGTCATCCAAGTTGTTGCAAGGAGCGAGCTGCCTGGAGTTGTAGCAGCGTTCGCAAAGCCCATTGTGCTGCACGTTCAACGTAAAGGGGCAGTCTGGTGTCCTGCATTTCATGGCCGTGGTCTCGCTGTATAGGAAAAGGCTTGGAGCAGTCGGAGGTGCGGAGCGAGGCCCTGTTACAGGCTCTTCAGATATCCATCCCCCAGGTTCACAAACGTCCCCACGGGAGGAGCCCGACCCAGCCGCCTTCAGTTTCTCGGGTGCTGTTTTGGAGgtctgctttcttcctttgcttccttGGGACCTCCGCTCAAAGCACTCGTGGCAGTAAGGCTGGGTGTTCACAGACATGTAGAAAGGGCAGTTTGGCGTTTCACATTTCACCTGTAagagggagagctgggagagggaCAGTTCCTGTCTGTTCCTGGAGCAGGTCTCTCTTCTAGCAGGTTCAACGTTCTCCTGCCACTTCTTGTACTCATGCTGTACCAGTTGAAAGTAATCTTCCACAAGGTTTATTTCTTTGGGTAGGTTGCCTTCATCTAACCTGAGagccaaagaaaaggaagattgcATCAGTGTTTGAAAAGGGCAGATGGTGGGGGTGGAGGCAAATACAAGCAATGTGGGGAGGAAATGTAGGTTTAATGCACATCCATATTACTCAGCTAGAAGATCCAGGATGCTAAACTGTTActgtaaatggaaataattttaaaaacaggtgtCCAGTGATGTCAAATGGAGACTTTCATATCTAAAGAAATGGTCTGATGCAATGCTAAACAGAAGTATTCTTAAAAGGATTTTCTAGGTGAGGCTTTTTTGTCTGAGAGCTGTTTGCAGGAAGAATATGGATAATCTCTCAGAAGCgaaaagaaaaagtctgaatTCCTCTGAAGACCAGTGCTCAGCTGAGCTGAGGTTAGAGTGGAAGACCCCTCTTCTTCACCAGCCCACGCTAAGAACAAGCCTTTCCTATAGCGGGCTCAGCATTTCATGATACATATTATCATGAAATCTGCTTCTGGTTTTGCCCTGTTGGGTCTGTATCTACCAGCGGAATTCTCCAAACCAACTATGGGTCTGCAGTGCGGCGTGTGTAACGCTAGCATCCATCCCACCATGCCTACTCTGCCCTTGACCACAGAGAATACCCTACACCAGGGCTTCACCGTGCCACAGTTGGGAGGATGAGGAGCTAGTGTTACTGATAATAACACATCTGTGCAGTGGGGCTAGGGAACGTGGATTGCTACTCTTTACATACGCGTATATCCTTTGGGTAGGAGGGCTTCCATTCCGAAGGCTCCCAAACCACCACTCCCTGTGTGGTAATGGAAGCAAAGACAGAGGATTCAGGGAGTCGCTTCCCTCCCACACTTGTGAAGGGGCTGGGCAGACGCTGCTGCCAGCATCTCCTAAATGTGAGAAGCCGGTGAGTGCCACCAGCTGCCCCCTGCACGTTACTGATGCTCAACCATCAGGGGGATGAGTGCAGATGCCGGTTCCTCCATCAGCCACAGCTTCCTGCCTGCTGCCGCACTGCAACCGCCCAGGGTGTCGAGGCATCTGCCCTAAGAACATACCGCCAAGTACTTTCCCCTAAGGCGGCCAAAATTATGCCAGCTGCCCTTTATGCAATGTGCCCTTACATAAAGCGCAAGAGTTCAGTCTGAATAGTTTCTGGGTTTAACTACTTTTCAGCCACCCGCCCGTGTAATCTAAAAGTCAGTGAAACTAACCCATTGGGTTTACTCTTCTAAAATATTAGGTTCAGTCTGATAAGTCTGAAGACATTTTTGCCTTTAAGTTTGAGACCGGCTTGAGCTCATCTCCTCAAAGCACGTCAGCAGTAATGCCATTATTTCATACTGCAGAGGGTAAACACGGGTGCCactgtggaaggaaggaaggaaggaaggaacacaCTGGGCTGCCTGGCTTCTCCCACCACTGTAAACAAGATAACTGAGGAAACAGGAATGACACTCACTTTGCAGCATTAATTAGATGAGTTGTACCATGATCCCAGCCTTGCACTGGAATTTCTATCACTATCAAGTAGTCTTTTAGCAGctgctctttctccctctcctccgcATCTGTCAGAAAGTGCACGCTCAAGTCCTCAAATCTGCCTCGTTCACTGGTGACCAGAGGGACAGCCCGGATTTCTGTGGGGAAACAAGATGGATtagcgcatatatatatatatacacatatatattttaccAGTGAGGAGTAACCACAAGATGCAACACAGAGATATCACCACCGCCACTCATTTtcggagagggagagaagaacaGCCGTCAAGTGCAAGCAGTTTCTAAATTGTACCACTGGGGGAGGACACAGACACATCTGCATCATGAATCTAGTCCCATCCCATGGGAGTTTTAATGTCCCCATAGCAATTTTCCTCTCAGTGTGGGCAGCACTCTAGACCTTTGTTATATCTTTCCAACGGATGATGGCCTAGCCTGAACCTCGAGAATTGCTATCTGTTCAGAAGAGATGCACTAAAAACGGCAAAGCATGTATCTCAGTAGCCCTGCCAGGCAGCGGTACATCACTGGGAGACCATGTGCTTCCACGCTTCTTCTCTTGTGATGGGGCATGGAAAGGAGGCCAGAATACAATGAAGCAGAGGCCACTCTTTGACTGATCCCAGCCTCCAAGCAGGTGGGTTGCACTCTACTTTCAACCAGCATTTTGAAGACAATCTTTTCTTTCTATTCAGATTGACAGTCAACACTGTTTCTGCTCACATTGTAAGCACGCCTTCCAAAGGaatcttttacatttattttaacttttgaaatgcaaatttaaaccagattatattaaaatgcattatcaGCATGATGATATTGAAGAAGCTACATAAATACCAAACAAGGTACTTGAAAAATACCTGGCCCGCTGTCCTTCAGAGTCACTAGTGGCGTAAAATGCATGTTGTCATAGCCAAGCACAATTGGGTATCTGTAGCATTCTTCGGCTGGCCAAAGGAGAGGCAAGTAAATACCACCAACATTCAGAGGAGCAAAACTGGAGCCTGACTCTAAACTTCTCACCACTTTATCTGCATAAGGAagataaagaaaacacaaacacaagtaGGTACGTGCTACAGGCAAGAGAAAACGTAGTCTGGGTGTTTCAGAACAATTGCTGAAAATGCCCAATTTCTACCTGAAAACAATCGTGAGTGAAATAAGATTATTGGTACAGCAGAGAGTAACAcagtccaaggccaggctggacggggctttcagcagcctggtctagtgggaggtgtccctgcccatggcagggggttggaactagatgatctttaaggtcccttctaactcaaaccattctatgattctataatgcgAGATGACTGGTGGGGCAACTCACCTGCAATAACAATGACTGGCCGCCTGAGGATGTTAGCAAGGATGAAGATGTGGATTTCTTCCAGTGCATTATATGGAAGCCTGTTTCGAGCCCCAGATGTTTCTGGGGAGGTCATTTCAATGAGGTATTCCCACTCCTCCTCCCAGTTCTGAGGAAAGAAACATCTGTCAGCAACGGCTCCAAGACATGGAGGTCAGAAACAACTGCCGCACAGCAGTGCTCAAAACAGTCACGCTTTCCCATTTCCTCCAAAGGAAGACTACTTCTGCTCTCCACTAATGGCGGAATCCATGAAGCCAAAATGCGAGTGAAATCAGCAAGGCATCGCTGACGAGCACTCAGAAAACAGCACCTTTCCCTCAGGCCACCTTACCCGGGTGTCATAGTGGAGTCCTGTTTCTACAAACTCCTGGGATTTAATAGCCTCCCGCTGCCAGCGGAGCTTGAAGTTTCGTGTGTCAATCTCCCTGAGTGCACTAAACAATGTTTTTCTTAAGACGAGGTCGATATCTTCAATACCCCACATGTACTGTGATGCGGCATGCATGAGGCAATTTCCATcacctgcaaaaaaagaaagagtatgTGATTTTTAAGTGGCTActtaaataaaaccccacaagCATGCGGGATGTAGAATTACGCTGCGCCTATGCATACTCCCTGTGCAATTTTCTAAGTCTCAGACAGAACAGTTTTAACAAGACTACAGCTAGGAGCTCTCTgctcagagacagaaaagaagaaagtccCCTCGCTATTGGTTTTGCCCCTTCACTGGTTGGTGTTAAGCTGTCATTCAGCAACGGTGGGAAGCCTGCCCCTTATCCGTCTTACTTAACTTTGACTGATATCATGAATTAAATGTTGAGGTCAACTGCAAATGTCAAACAGCGGAAATAACTTTTAAACACAACAAAGT
This window encodes:
- the TNFAIP3 gene encoding tumor necrosis factor alpha-induced protein 3; this translates as MSSRNMAGQHILPQALYQSNMLKAMKIRERTPEDLVKPPSGIIHHFRTMHRYTIEMFRMCQFCPQFRETLQKALTDQATQASLERQRKLNWCMEVRRLVPLKTNGDGNCLMHAASQYMWGIEDIDLVLRKTLFSALREIDTRNFKLRWQREAIKSQEFVETGLHYDTRNWEEEWEYLIEMTSPETSGARNRLPYNALEEIHIFILANILRRPVIVIADKVVRSLESGSSFAPLNVGGIYLPLLWPAEECYRYPIVLGYDNMHFTPLVTLKDSGPEIRAVPLVTSERGRFEDLSVHFLTDAEEREKEQLLKDYLIVIEIPVQGWDHGTTHLINAAKLDEGNLPKEINLVEDYFQLVQHEYKKWQENVEPARRETCSRNRQELSLSQLSLLQVKCETPNCPFYMSVNTQPYCHECFERRSQGSKGRKQTSKTAPEKLKAAGSGSSRGDVCEPGGWISEEPVTGPRSAPPTAPSLFLYSETTAMKCRTPDCPFTLNVQHNGLCERCYNSRQLAPCNNLDDQRHLDYATCKVCRQKANRTFNGTCSTCFKRTTEHSSNGSPAFLPMCHQRSTSDPSQISQSLLQHSCHQPPNIHGEEPPPAALPPEQKRGGNLCRKPGCKFFGTSQNEGFCTLCFFEYRENHDSTLLHHQRRSQRKTLAAGQLGTSAATFRNSVSCQRRDCGTLGSTMLEGYCQNCFIKAQNQRFQEARRTEEQLVRQTERTGQHRDLQRAALSSQKRQCAVASCRNNLACRSDDLCQECQRLAQLPPAGGARDPAAEEPPKQRCRAPACDHYGNAKCNGYCNECYQFKQIYG